The window TTCTCGCAGTCATGGAGCTGATGTCAGTCAGTCCACGGGACTGGCGTCGGCATGTGGAGGGCTGCGCGGCACTATTTGACTCATTCAATGTCAACGGACTTTCGGGTGGCCATCTGCAGGCGGTGTTTTGGTGCTATGCACGCATGGAGCTGTGTGGAGCGATCATCTCTAACGGCGCGGAAAGCACGGTGCTCCCGCTGGAGAAGTGGGTGCCTGCAATGCCTCAAGCATCAGGAtccaaggagaaagaaggtGTTATCCGGGATCTGTTCTGTCATAAAGGCCGCTCGTCACCAGATATGCATGCCAATTGGGCTGTATACCTCTGCGCAAAGGCATGCGACCTCGCCTGTCGGAGAACAAGACATTTGGAACTGGGTGAAGATTTAGACCAACATGCTGGTCCTTTTATTGACCAATGGAGCCGGCTCTGGGACGATCTTCAGTACTGGCTTGAGCAGCGCCCCGCAGCCATGCTTCCCATCAAAACAACGGGGATAGGCGGCGGCCAGATCTTTCCGGAGGTCCTCTTTGCACACTGGGCGGCCATTTCGGGGAACCAGATGTACCATGCAGCTTGCATTatgatgctggagatgagACCAGGCAGAAAGGCATTGTCCTCGTCAAAGCCTCATTACTCGGCAATCTGGCATGCCCGCAGAGTATGTGGGATTTCGTTAACGAATCCCCACAGTGGCAATCTCATAAATGCTATCCAGCCACTTTATATTGCAGGGAAGCTTCTCAGTCATCACAGTGAGCATGTCGAGGTCGCCAGACTCTTTAAAACTGTAGAGAAGACGACGGGATGGGGTGCCTTGTGGAGACTCAAGGATCTTGAGCGAGCTTGGGGGTATGAGCCAGGGGAGATTCTATCGGTCATTTGAAACGCAATGATAGATTGCGCTGCATATTTCTGGAGTCAAATATAGAGTTTAATACCATCAACCGGTTACTTAGCGGGAGCACTAAAGACTGGTGTGGTAGAGATGCCAGTCACCCAAGATTCCTCATGTTCCTCATGCGTGGGATTTACTGGCATCCGGGTACCGAGTTCTTGCCTCGTCCGGAAGAAGCACCTACATACATATTACGCAACTAGACATGCTTTAACAGCTTAATAGAGCTTTGATAGGTTGATAAGCTTTTTAGTCGGAAGCATATTCCGGGAGATTACATGAAGGGCGTAGTTAGTCGGTCATCCGTGGCCACTTTAAATTGCAAGCATTGAGAAATGCATCTGCCCTTTTGCGGAAGACGAATAATGGAgatcatgaagaagaactTAGCGGGTGTTTTTTTTATTACTGTTTGCTAGGACTGGTTGTTAGTTAGTATCAAATAAGAGCAAGCAAAGTTATTCATGGAAGTGCAAGAAGGCAATTTCAGTCTTGGTGGTCGACGCCAATGCAAACTGGCGAGCGTAAAGGTAGATGAACAAAAGGCGGAATAACTTTTCCGTCACCCTCGACTCTTGGAATAGATCTTCATGAGCTACCTGTCACTCCTTTTAGTGCCTCGAACTACCCTCCAGCTTCAAGGACAGAGAGATATCCAAAAACACAACTCCCAGCCTACGTCCTAGAGCGGCCCGAGTTTCTTGAGTTGCCAGACAAATACCGCTCCACAGGATCTTGGTCACCAGAGCCGCACTGGGAGACCTTGCGTCCAGCTTCCTTCCGGTCGGCGGCCAAGGTCTGCGCAAATGGAGACCACTCCCGAATCTTCGGGCCCTTCCAAtagaatatatatatagggatgatgaagacgatggACATAAATGCCAGGAAGGTGGAGGCCCACTCCAAAGGATGTGAGTGTCCCATATTCTTATACACTGTCATTTATATGTAAGCTCAATATCGAGACAATATTGCATGTGTCAACTCACTGGGCGTGGAGTACATTGCCGCAATACCGGCAAGAAAATCGCGTGCCAGAGCATTTCCTCCCGTGGCTGAAGCCGAATATGGACCGTACGAGGCAATCATATAGTCGATTGTCGCCATGTAGATAGAGTACTGGAATGGCTTAGCATTAGCATGATCTTTGACAGTTGAGCTAATCTCGCATACAtttgcaatggcaatcaGAGCCGAAAATATCATAGGGGCAATCCAATGGACATGAGGAGGCCCAAGGCTGGTCCAGGCAAACCCAAACAGTCCCACTGTCAAGAGCGGTGCGACTGTAGCTCAAGATCAGTAATAGAATCACAAAAGCCacaaagaaagaatgggCGCGAACCATATAATAACCAATACAGACGAACCTCTGGCTGTAGTGCATCGGGATCTCGTTCGCTGACTCGGCAATGGCGGTGAATCCATGGCAAGAACGAGAAATATGCAATGAAATAGCCAGTAATGATTCTGGTATTGTCAGTATCTCAGCAAAACTGATCACACGTAGTACTCACGGGATAAATGCGAGCCCAATGTCAATTGTTGAGAACTTCCATTGCTTGTATACCAAGGTATATGATTGCAAAAAAGTGAAGATCAAGGCGTCGCTGAAACCGCTCAGAAGCGACAGCCATAGGACAATGGGCTCTCGAATGAACATAATGAACGGACGCGCCCAGACCAATGATAGAAATCGAAAGGAGAGACGTTTTCccttgatctcgtcgccACCCCAGACCATTTCACCTGCTTTCCGTCTTCGTCGCGCCTCTCGGGTGACCAAAATGCTGCATCTGGTCTCGGGTACCCAGAAATGCACGATCTGCGCAAAGCCTCCGAGAATAAGCTGGATCCAAAAGTTCCAGTGCCAGTCAAGGAAGGTCGCGACGAAACCACCGACGATCGGAGCAATCACGGAGCCGGCCACCGAAGAAAGTACAACATAAGCCACGGCCCATTGCTGATGCTCTGGCTCCCACATGTCCGCGACCATACCAAGGGTTACTGAGCCACCAGCAGATGAGAGGCCACCCAAGGTGCGGCAGATGATAATGGTGCCAAAATTTGGCGCCAGAGCGCAGGGTAGCTGCCAGATATTGACGAAAAACAAGCTCAGCTGCATGATAGGCCACCGGCCAAATTCTTCGCTGAATGGTGCCCAAAGCTCACTGCCGAAAGCATAGGCAATGAGGAAGGCCATCTGCCCAACACGGGCAGCTTGCTCGGAGATATGAAAGTGTTTCGCATATAGGGTAATGCCGCTGGCGTAGAAGCTCGCATTCCAGTTCATCGAGGTTTGCACCAGGAAAATGACGGAGATAATCCCCCATTTCTTCCACCACGAGAAATTGTAGCCCAGTTTATCGTAGCACTCAAATTCTTTCAgctctcttttttctccctGACCGTCGGCCGCTCCGTCGgctccctccttcttcttaTGGGTTTGTTGGGGGGTGCCTCCTGGGGAGCGGACTCTTCCATCGGGACcttcctgcttctccaagTCCACATTTCCATCCTCAGCATGGTCCTCAACATGGGGGAAAGGATGTTGCTCGTTGCTCATGGCTGGTAATGTTCTGATGTCTGTAATGCTTAGTAGTACTGGAGACCCAACGAAGAACGTCCATGGTCCGTGTTCGCCTCGATGATGTGGAAGGAAAACCCTTTGTTAAATACAAGAGGAAGGAGCGAGCAGCATACAGTGTACAGCATCGTCACTATGAGAGGcgcttgggcttggtgaaCCAATTTGCCAATGAGAATTGAATCCAGGGAGCTTGACCAAGCTTCTCGCGTGGTGTGGAGGAGACATCCGGGGACCATGACCCGCCCCATCGTCAGAAAGCTCTCTCCGCGTCTACCTCCGCAGCTCGGGGGCGAGATGTAGTGATAGGCCGCAACTACAGTCCGAGCAGGAAGAGACCTGGTTTGGCCCAAATTTGCTGCTGGGCTGGACCTCGGATGGAAGCAGATTTTCGGCAGCCCGGATCTCGTCTCCCGACGTGAGGAGAACCATTTTTGTGAACCAAAAGTGTCGAATTATCTAGCCAGTCGTCCGATAGAAAGCCAGCTATAACAGGGAGGGCTAGAGAGGAGATCTAGAACTTGCTCTCTCTGCTTTGGAATGGCGTGGGGAGAAGGCAGTTGCCATTCCGGCTTTTATAGAGTTTTGTCTGACCGAATAGCATCATCTTTTCAAACTCGCTCCATGGAGCTACTGTCGGACATCTTTCTGTCGCTCAGAATCGGGGCAAAAtaaccgctagaccaaaaatgcaccaTGCCAATTCTCAGTCTATACCGTCATTTTTCATCTCGAcactttcttcttttttcatcttctcttGTGTCAATGTGAAAGTCATTGTTTGGAGCCGAAACTAAGACTCTTTTTGCCTAGCGGTAAAATGGACGCACCTTTTTTTGTCGACATCTCGCATTGGATAACTACCCGACAAGACCAGCGGGTAATTTCCTCAGGCTATAATCATAAGGCCGATTTCTGAAGGGGGGAAAAAACCCCCATCCTTTGGTTGTACATACTGCCAATCTTAGGATTTCCTCAGAGTTGTCCTCGCAGATTGGACCTATTTTGGAAAAGCGCATTGCCAAGCACAAGCTAGGGCGTGGCGGTGTATTCCAACTGGGCCCGCAACCAAACCCCTTGGGCTGGGTGGACAGCCTTATCCAGGATTACATAAGTACATCGATTCTCACACGCGCTCGTTATTTGTCGTTATTTCCTCTCCGAACAGcatccgccatggccagcgACGAGAAATCAAAGATCCCGTTCGAGGATTTGAGCCGCCATTCCTCTGAGCGAGAAACCTCCCTGTCTCCAGCTACGGATACTTCAACTGAGATCGGGGAACCGCCCAAATACGAACCCCCACAGACCAGAGCCGAAGGGAGCAGCTCATCGGGAGCAAGAGCGACACAAGCATTATCCTCTGCCCGTGACAAACCTATTGCAATCCCGGCCATTGATGCCGTCAATGAGTCGCCATTTCTCCGCGCCTATGCGCCCATCTTGAACAAGCACAAGCTCCCCAAGGAATCATTTCTCACCTTCCTGGATCAACTCAACGATACTATTGTCGCCAGCCCACCGATGCAGGTGCTCGATGCAACAGGCGGCATTCTCCAGTCTGTTCCGATCCTATTTCCCCTTAGATGGATTGGCTCCGCTGTCAGCGGATTGGCAAATCTTGGCGGGCACGGTATTTCCAAGAGCCGCTCAGATTCAGCCATTCGGCGAGCAAACAAAGACATTTTTGGGCCGCGCGGGCTGAAGGTCGAGATTGCTAAGCTTGATGCTGTTGCCCATATTGCTAAGATTCCCATTCTCGATTCCCAGGGCAAAGTAAACCGGCAAGcacctcttcttcaacaactGGAGAAGCTATCCAACTCTCCGACGGATAAAGCGCAAGAGCTCGACCTGCAGCAGAATGTCAG of the Penicillium psychrofluorescens genome assembly, chromosome: 1 genome contains:
- a CDS encoding uncharacterized protein (ID:PFLUO_000054-T1.cds;~source:funannotate), which produces MEDSMAPIFTETGALAEPFNGATLPVEEEAFLSPGTFSSADEYAANPRFLELQEELRGVLFSAVASLEPNSYTSPVPSSPTEGLGSRASRQSLDFTRVSIPKIRLIYYLKNWITECAPYLDKFDEARHFGVHIPILAQRSPALFYAILAFSARQTERKACLDTAYDSLELYQESIRLLAPCLQAKDPNVLVTVCILAVMELMSVSPRDWRRHVEGCAALFDSFNVNGLSGGHLQAVFWCYARMELCGAIISNGAESTVLPLEKWVPAMPQASGSKEKEGVIRDLFCHKGRSSPDMHANWAVYLCAKACDLACRRTRHLELGEDLDQHAGPFIDQWSRLWDDLQYWLEQRPAAMLPIKTTGIGGGQIFPEVLFAHWAAISGNQMYHAACIMMLEMRPGRKALSSSKPHYSAIWHARRPLYIAGKLLSHHSEHVEVARLFKTVEKTTGWGALWRLKDLERAWGYEPGEILSVI
- a CDS encoding uncharacterized protein (ID:PFLUO_000055-T1.cds;~source:funannotate) — protein: MATIDYMIASYGPYSASATGGNALARDFLAGIAAMYSTPMYKNMGHSHPLEWASTFLAFMSIVFIIPIYIFYWKGPKIREWSPFAQTLAADRKEAGRKVSQCGSGDQDPVERYLSGNSRNSGRSRT
- a CDS encoding uncharacterized protein (ID:PFLUO_000056-T1.cds;~source:funannotate), coding for MSNEQHPFPHVEDHAEDGNVDLEKQEGPDGRVRSPGGTPQQTHKKKEGADGAADGQGEKRELKEFECYDKLGYNFSWWKKWGIISVIFLVQTSMNWNASFYASGITLYAKHFHISEQAARVGQMAFLIAYAFGSELWAPFSEEFGRWPIMQLSLFFVNIWQLPCALAPNFGTIIICRTLGGLSSAGGSVTLGMVADMWEPEHQQWAVAYVVLSSVAGSVIAPIVGGFVATFLDWHWNFWIQLILGGFAQIVHFWVPETRCSILVTREARRRRKAGEMVWGGDEIKGKRLSFRFLSLVWARPFIMFIREPIVLWLSLLSGFSDALIFTFLQSYTLVYKQWKFSTIDIGLAFIP
- a CDS encoding uncharacterized protein (ID:PFLUO_000057-T1.cds;~source:funannotate), with protein sequence MASDEKSKIPFEDLSRHSSERETSLSPATDTSTEIGEPPKYEPPQTRAEGSSSSGARATQALSSARDKPIAIPAIDAVNESPFLRAYAPILNKHKLPKESFLTFLDQLNDTIVASPPMQVLDATGGILQSVPILFPLRWIGSAVSGLANLGGHGISKSRSDSAIRRANKDIFGPRGLKVEIAKLDAVAHIAKIPILDSQGKVNRQAPLLQQLEKLSNSPTDKAQELDLQQNVRLLEPWIAELELEILPWTSKSRLTRFNAALKKNNQPDKEQKDREQRGRQNTDVQEEQTRFRKCLWLVVREVEAADGTA